In the Triticum aestivum cultivar Chinese Spring chromosome 2B, IWGSC CS RefSeq v2.1, whole genome shotgun sequence genome, CTCCTTATCCTCTAGATGGAACGCCAAACGTTTTTGTAGTCAGACATTGAAGCTTATCAACTCGTGTACCTAGCGACGATCGGTCGGTAGTGAGAGTTACAGGGTTCGATCCCTTGCACTGCCATTTCATTTTTAATATATTTTCCCTGTATTCGTGTGCGATAATGGGCGGGCCAAGTCAGGCAGCGTCCTGTGCATTGCGCCATCTATATGACTGTACTTCCCGAACGTCAAACCCTATTTGCCGCCCGTGGGTGTCAAACCGTTGCGGCTCGAAGCGAATCGAGCGACCGGCACGATACGAGTCGGCCCACTTTGAACGAgcaaccggttttgggaaccttttaAAAGGTTCCCTGagctttttccctttttcttcatgtttttatttttcgtttttctttctgcttatttcttccttttcttttcttttctttttaccttattttgtttttatttttgtttccttttttttgtaaattaaaaaattcaaaaaatgattgaaattccaatttttcttcacatattcgaaaattgttcatgtttttcaaatGTATTCATGTTTCAAAAAAAGTTCAGCATTCAATAAAAGTTCAAAATCCAATTtgtttattttcaaaaaaaaaatcatgttaaaatagTTCACCGTACATTGGGAAAATGTTCactgtgtataaaaaatgttcatcgtgtgtACCAATTTTATTCAACgtgcatttcaaaaaaaaaatcagcaTATATTTTCAAGAAAGTTcagttttgtatttgaaaatattCACTATATACTAAGAAAATGCTCAGTATGTATTTTAAATTcacttttcaaaaattgttcacatttaaGAAAAGAATATTCGATCTTTTTATGAGTTTGAAACATCGTTGGCATTCTCAAGAAATTTTGTTCACATTGTTTTCTACAAGTATTGAAAAAAAAACCCAGATCTGCAGCTCTAATTAGTACTTTAAGGTTAGTGCTGACTTTCAGCCATCATCAGTCACTAGGTCGTCTGGTTAGCATCGGTTGCATGCATGGCCAGGTTGTGGGTTCGATACCTGAAAATTGGACTACAAAATCTGCTACAAGAAACCCAATTAAGGATTGCCTTCATCTGGATCACTGCACCATGACTGCCCTCCTTCGCTTCTTGAGTCCCTTCGGTATTCTTCAGGCAGTAGATCAAACCCACAGCTTTGCAGCTAATATCCATCAGCAGTGTTTGATTCTTCTGAATTTTATTCTGCCAATACATTGAAGTTTCCCAAGCTCGCCAATTTCCTCTCATAGCCCTCATTGTTGTCTATCTCACCTCCATCCGCCAACCCCTCAAAGTGTTGTGCAGCTCCAGGACTCACCGTCTGCCGACGTACTTTGGTCTTCTGCTACCTTCTCCAGTGCTTTGACTATACTTCTTCACCCCCCGACCCTCGTTTTGGTTCGCAGCAGCAGCACCAGTTTCCTCATAATGTTGTTCATTGTTGTCCACCTCACCTCCATCAGTCAACAGTTACAAGTGTGAAGCACCAAGGCCCTTCCGCCTGCCCTTATGCTTTGGCCTTCTACTACCTTCTCCATTGCTTTTGGTATTCCTGAACGAGTGCATCTCTAGTTGACAATGGCGATGTTGTTACTCCGTGCAGGACACGAGGGCCTTGCAAAGTTGCAATTACATGTCCTGATGGTTCCCAGTCCTAGAATGTCCGTGGGTATCAATGAAACTCACAGAGCAATTCCAGTTGAGCACAAAATTTCGTGCATGTATGAACCTAAGAATGATTGGACTCTACTTCTTGGTTAGCTTAGGTGGTCAATATGGTTTCCTTGTGAAGTATTGTTCCATCTCTCATCTCACGCTTAAATAAGAACATCGTGTGTTGCAACAACCATGGAATGGATGCTTTCTCGAAGTTTAGTACTTCCATAATGAGCACATGGGCACTCATGTATTGTTCAACATCATTTACTCAATGAAGTGATCGTACTGACTTAGGTTCAACAGTAAGTCCAGTAAAACAAAAGTTACATGATCAGTTTGCAAGAGTGCGTACAAGTTCAAAGTGCTCCCCTAATTAGCTATCCTATGAGACACTTTATTACAGTTCTTCCTAGCCAAAACAAAGCAACTTTAGAGTTTTGCTTTAAGCATCCTTTAATTATGCCAGTGCCAACAAGCAGGTGATCAATCAAACTCTTCGTTGTTGATCCCTTGCAACAACAACGTATCCTGCCCGACCCTCTTATTGCCCCCTCGGGCAACTCAGGGGCGACTAGGGTTCCGTGGCCGCCGccaccccctccacctccttcctcccctcgcttctaccggAGACGGGCgccgatgaaggtggcggcggggatctcggCGCTCCATCCCCTCTCGGAGGCCAGTGGTTTTTACGTGGCGGCCCCAGCCGATGAGGCGGCGGCGTTGGGCAGCAGGTGGCGTTCGCAGGGGGTGCTGGCCAGCGTGCTCGGCCATGTGGGCGGCGGGTGGCTGGTGGAGTCCGGCCGCGGCCGAAGTCTCTTCTTTGTCAGATCTAGAGGTTCGAAATCCCTCGTCCCCGCTGCCTCTCTCTCGCCATCAACGGGGGCTAGCGATTTGTTTTTTGGTGTGTTGGTGGCCAGCTAGGGGATCGGGGAAACCTTGGCCGTTCCAGCTGGCCCGGTGGCGGCAATGCCCAAGGGcaatgctttcctccatgggggCGCAGCCGAGGTCCCCTGCTCTCCACCCTGACCCCCCTACCCGGGTGAAAACCCTTAATCCACCATGGATTTTGCGGCAGCGGCTTACATGTCATGACCTTGCTGGAGGCGTCGTCAGGGGTGCTGGGCTCGGTCGGGAGGCTCTGCAGGAGAGGGATTGAGGTTGGCTTGTGTTTCGAGTTAGCGCTTGGTACCCAGCTGGCTCCTCTTCGGCTCCAATTCCATGAAGCTTGCCTTTCCAACTAGTTGGGCATGGACCGTGGTGGAGCGACCGACTAGGAATATCCCAAATCAAAGTAATCACCCTATGTCCACCTTATGATGTGAGGGCGGCATTCTTCTAGCTCTAGGGCTAGCTTCTCGAAATCCCGACACTGTGGCGCCTACGAGCCATGGCGAGGGGGTAGGGTCCCTCTTCGGTGATAGAGAAGGAAGATGTTATTTCCCTTCTTCCCTAGGTGTTCCTGGATCTTGGTCCATCTTCGAAGGCCGACTATGTCCTGCTTTGCTGCTTTGTTCTGCTACATATGATCCTAGTTTGGAGTATCCGGCCTTTTGCAAGTTGTAATCTTATTTTCCATTCTTTAGCTGCTTGTGGAGGTTGTAGTTAGTGTTTGCTTTCGACTGCTCCTCATTGTATCGTTCTAGCCATTGTAATTTGGGTTGTTTGTTCTAACTCCTGACCGGTTGATGTCTATTTTAGTTCAAAGCCGGGCTCTCCACGATCCTTCGttctaaaagaaaaaaacaacaatgtATCCTCAGTTTCAAAGCACACATATTTTAATACCGAATCAAAGCCGGGCTCTCCATGATCCTTCgttctaaaagaaaaaaaacaacaatGTATCTTATGGTGCTTGATTCAGTATTAAAAGTGCCATTGATGTTGGTTTTCAGTTCATTCTCATTGGGAGGGGTACATCTGCTTTGTACAATCTGAAATACTAACCAGTTTGATTTTCAGCAATAAGACACATAGCAACATTATCACCATGTTTACCTTCCTCCTTGATTCTATTCCTCTCATTCCACTGTCGTCGTAGGAGCATAACACCTTGATCTTATCTTTTTCCAAATCCAAAAATGCATATACTTTCTGGTTTGGGGATTAACCCTTAGCTAGCATATCCCTCAAATGGCCAATGCCTCACAATAAAATAAGTGTTGGCACTACAataattctagggctgtgacatcttCTAGCTGGTGTTTCTGACTTAGCCTATAGTTTGTGGACGACGTGCAATAAGATGTAATATGGTGATTGAGCCGGTCTTTCTTAGGCGGGCCTCTGCCTCTATTTTCAAATTATTAGCAATTTTGTAGCACTATCACCTAATATCTAGACAGGGAGATCGTGATCGCCTGGGTCTTATGATGGATGCGATGACTGCTCTCACTCGCCAACTTGCCTTGCAGCAAGCCCTCTGAGACTTCGGCCACTTAGTGATCTTTTTTCCTATTTCTTTCATGCTTTTTTTAGGCGTGTTTGTGTTGATGCCCCAACAGACTAGTTTATTTTACGACACTTGAACTTATTGTATGGACGCATTGTTGactttataaagcggggcgaaagccgaAAATGCCAAATGGaagccgagctccatggaggccttaatttggaaacttcaaaattcaaactttttagttacaaaaaaaatctgaaaaatacaTATACCTAGAGACATAATGTACATGTGTAAAATTTCAGATAGAAATAGGTTAAAATGAGatctacaaaaaaaagacaaatcggtgacTCTTTTAACATATGTGTACTCTTTATCCTCAAAGTCCatgattttttgtttttttgcagctTGCAATTCAATGtatataatcatgaaattttgcACACGTACACATTACATCCCTGTATACATGTGTATTTTTCAgatgtttttgaaactgaaaagtttgaaatttaaatttttcaaaattaaggccttcatggagctcggtctccaaaACGGGCGAACAAATTTATTTCATTTGTCCTCACATTTTTGTGTGTACGAAAGGAATGTCTGTTGTGCAAGTATATATCAGTGAGAAGGAAGTCGTACGTACATGCAAAACGGCTAACCTGTTAATTATCGGTAGCAGTGAATGCCATTAATTACTCGGAGATGAGCGCTTCATGTTAATTCTCCGAATTGGAAACTGACGCATACGCTTGTGCAAGTTAACCCCTCGTGTTGTCCTATATAAGCACGTCAATTCCTCTAAAACTTCACCAAATCAACTGAGCACACAGTCACAGATGCAGCAGATGACCATGTCTCCTTCCATCTGCGTCGCCATCCTGTTGCTTGCACTGGTCTCACCGGCACTGGCATCAGCCAGCATTAACGACAACAATGGCGTCCCCGTCGCGGCACCTAGAGTGCCCGTGGCGTTCCAGTTCTTGCAGGGGCACAACGACGCGCGCCGCGAGGTCGGCGTGGCACCCCTGGAGTGGAACTGGACGCTGGGGCAGGACGCCAAGCGGTACGCGGCCCAGCTCGGCGCCCGCTGCAAGCTGGAGCCGCCAAAGTACATCCCGCTGATCTACGCGCGGAACAGCTACTGGGGCAGCGGGAAACAAGACGGCGCCGCGGCCACCGGCTCGTGGGTGTACCAGCGGCGGTGGTACGACCACGGCGCCAACGCGTGCGCGCCCGGCAAGGAATGCGGGTCCTACAAGTTGGTGGTGCGGAACACCACGCGAGAGCTCGGCTGCGCCTGCCGCACCTGCCTCGGCAGCAACGACACCGTGGCTGTTTGCAGCTACTCCCCTGGCGGCAACTACGCCGACCCGCCATACTGACTACGTCTATACGGAAGCTACATCAGGAAAGATGTGGCCACATAATACATGATGAGAAATAAGGCGTTTGGTCCTTCGTTTTTTGGTTATTAGTAATGGGAAATTCGGACTACACTGTGATTGAAGCTGTCTGTTACTTTTTTTTTTGTCTAGAGCATGTCTAGCATATCCCTTATCGCGCGGAACTATAAAGTAAGTATAAGAGCCACGGAAAACGCATTTTGAGGGCTGGCGCGGGCTGCGGCGGAATAGACCCCGCAAAGTCGAATGGTAAAACACAGCCTGCGCCGGCCCTCAAACCAAAAAAACAATCATCCAAATtacaataattattcaaatcaatataaaataaaatcTGAATATTATAATACAGCAATCTTCCAAATTACAACAATTATTTAAATCTAGGAATTAAACTTATAATTCAATACGAGAATTATTCTGAATACAACAACGATACAAATCATACATGAATTAAATTAAATGAGTGTAAAAATGGCAGGTTTTATTACTGCCCATGCCTTTGCCAATGGTCTTTAATTTTCCGATATGTCTAAAGGAATGCTTGTATGCGGTCAGGGTCTCTAGATGGTTCACACGGCTACCGACATTGTCGTACCGACATTGTCGTAGAGGAACTCCGGTCAGGGTCTCTAGATGGTTCACACGGCTACCGACATTTTCCTACAGGAACTCCAAGTTCAGGTCCCTCTCATCTTCGATGATCATATTGTGAAGAGTCACACAATGTTTCTCAGGGCTCGCTTGTCCCAAACCTAGCTTGCAAAACCCCAAAGGCTCTTTCAATATTTTTTCGGGCAGCCTCTTGGACCTTTGCAAATCCAACTTGCTTCCTAGTTTTGGGTTTTTTGATGGTCTTGACAAATGTAGAACAAGAAGGGTAAGTACCATCAGCAAGATAGTAGCCCTTTGTGTATTGATGCCCATTCActgtgtagttgcaagcaggatcACCACTAGCAAGTCTAGCAAACAAATAAGACCTACACAACACATTAATGTCATTGAGAGTACCCGGCAAACCAAAGAAGCAATGctaaatccataaatcctcggatgcaacgacctctagcacaattgttgcatcacgagacttgccacaataatGCCTGTGGCATGCCTTCGGGCAATATTTCCaagtccaatgcatgcaatctatgctTCCTAGCATATGCCCGTCCAACCCCGTTTCTCATTTGTTGCCATCAGCATTTTCATGCCTTCCCCGTTGGGTGCTCGAAAATAGACAGGACCAAAGACATGGATGATCACTTTGGCTGACCTACGCACTGACTCAATTGTAGTATCTTAGccaatgcgaagatactcgtcggcatagtcagccggaatgTCATATACAATCACCTGCATAGTTGCctagattttttgatatgcactaaaacCCTTCAAGCCTGTGGTGTTTCTCTTTTGGGTAAAAAATCGAGAATTGGCCTCGCAAGCTTCTACTATTTTTACGAAGAGGGATCGATGCATTTGATACCTTCACCGGAAGAGGTGCGTTGGATACGTAGGTGACATCGCGAAGTAGTCTTGCATGAGCATCATGTTCCTGAGATAGCGGTTGCGAGTGATGCAAGGACAGCCGACGATCGAACCTCGCTGTCTCCATCTATTCCTATCCTCGAGCTCCTTCACGGCGAGGACCACCACCATGATCTGCTGCCGATTGTTCTCGAGCAGCGTCTCTATGTTTGAGTCATCGGACGAGGACGAATCCTCGAGCAAAAATTCCTCGCAAGGGCTCAAATCTATCTAAAAATCGCAATGAAGCTCGAATGAATGGAAATCGTTCGCTAAATCAAACTAGAAGGGGTAGAAAAGGACTCACCGGCGGATCCAGGGCGGGCGGCAACTCGGCGGCGGTCGATCCTGGGCGGCGGCGACCTGAGGGCGGCTTTCGTGGCGGATCTGAGGTGGCAGGGACCTGGGGGCGGCTTATCCAGGGCGGCCCCGAAGTGGCGCGCCAAAATTGAAGGCGGCGGGTGGCTGCGGAATGGGGGGGGGACCTATGTTTACGCGGGTCGGGGGGAAATTTACCGCGCCCCTCAAACAAAGTAAGGGTGGGGTCATTTAAGGTGTCTGTTCGGGCCTTTTTTCACGTAAAACTACAGAGTGACGGTTATTTTGTAGTTCGACACGATATAAGGGGTCTATTATAGATGCTCTTAGTTCGCCACATGTAATGCCACCCAACATGTTCGTGGCGTAGTCTCTTACATGGACTAGAACTGGTGAAAGAAGGATATGTGTGGCAGGTTGGAGATGATAATAGGATCAGAATCTGGAGTGACCCATGGCTTCCGCGACCGTGGTCAAGGAGGGTAATTACCCCGAGAGGGAACCTACTGGAGTTTGTCACTGATCTGATCAGCCCTATAACTGGAAACTGGGATGAACAACTAGTCCGAGACACATTCTGGGATGTTGATGCAGCTGATATTCTGCAAATACCAATCCGAGAGGGGTCCAATACTTTATAGCCTGGCAATTCGATCCCCAAGGTGTGCATTCTGTCAAAAGTGCGTACAAGCTCCATACTCAGATTGAGAAGATGGAAAAGGATGGGGGAGTAGGCAGCAGCACTACGCTGCCAGGAAACTTGGATAGATGTCAGGAGGACTCTTGGAAACGCCTATGGAAGCTCCCCTGCCCAAGAAATATTCAAATGTTCGCTTGGCGCATCAAGCATGAATCTCTAGCGTTTGGTACAAATCTGAAACGGAGGGGTGTTCCAGTTGAAGATACATCATGCCTATTCTGTGGCCGGGCGGAGGAGGACGGGGCACATTTGTTCATAAAATGCAAAGTGGTGAAGGAGGTGTGGAGGGATCTGTCTATGGAGACTAAGAGAATGGCTATGGAGGGCATCCAATCTGTGCATGCAATGCTTGACTTCTTGTGGGGATTAGAAGAACAAAAACGAGTCTGGATCCTGACATTCTGGTGGTTGTGGTGGAGCAATCGCAATAAGTTGAGAGAAGGAGAGCTCACTTAGATAGCGGGTGAAGTGGCGAGGCGAACTCAGAGCTACACCATGGAATATCAGCAGATCTTCTCAAAGGTGCCAAACCAACATAACGCTGATAGGTGGAGACTGCCACAGAATGATATGATAAAATCAATGTGGACTGCTCATTTGTGCCGGGAGAAAACCATGCTGGCTGGGGTGTGGTTGCGAGGGATATGACGGGCTCCGTCATCTATCCCCGCGCAGGGCGGCAAGAGCATGTTGGTGATGCTTTCGGCGCAGAGGTGAATGTCATGGCACAGGGCGTTGCACTAGATGCTGACTTGGGCATGCTGAGGGTGATCTTTGAGACAGACTCCCAACTTGTCGTGGATGCCATGGAACTGAGAAGGGTATATTCTTCCGGCTACTCTGCAGTCATCGAGGACACTAAGCTCCAGCTGAAGTTATGGTTCTCGCGTCATGTAAGAGAGGGGCAAATTCTGTAGCCCACGAACTCACTAGTCTGGGTCGTGTGTGTGAGGTGAACCACTCTGTGCAGTGGGACTATGATGTACCAGCCATTGTCGCGACCTGTGCCTTGGGTGATTTGCCTGGGCACCGTTAAGTATAAAGCTATGCTTTGCCTAAAAAAATGTGTTCTCGATCCTATGCCACCCCATCCCCGTGCCTCATCCATCGAAAGCCCACAACCTCACCCGCATGTGGCTTTGCTAGCACGTGCACACATTCATCCTCAGGAAACCCACGTGAGGCTCAGATCTCACTAATTTTCTGCTTATTTGGCAGATGTACCCCAAACAAATGGGGCTCTAGGTTGGATAGTGAGTTGACCGCCGTTAGTTTGATGAGGCGGAGTTGAGGGTTTTTGACTTCTTCGTTGTTGAATTAGCAATCTTGGAATTGCTATGTCTAATAAAAGCTAATGCTTGTTATTAACACTGCAAAGAAAAATGTTTTTCGTTAACATGTGGAGTACTAATCATATCACACCTTTCACTTACACTTGACCTATCGACAATCCACTGATGCACTAATTCCTAGTACTATCAAGAACACAGGCTGTAGCAGTTTGCATGACCATTTTAGCTGCCTAGTAGAAACGAAACAATAGGATGGCAAATTACTGCACGTGTCCATCTCTAGATGACCATGCTGATGTTGTTACTCTGTGTAGGACTCCAGATCCTTGCAATTGAATATCCTAATGGTTCCCATTCCTATAATTTCTATGGGTATCAATGCCACTGACAGAGTAAGTCCAATTGAGCATAGAATTTCGAGCATGTATGAACCTAAGAATGTCTAGGCTATACTCCTTGGTTGGCTTGGGTGGCCAGTATGGTTTGTTTGTGACTTGTTGTTCCATCTTTCATCTCACACTCAAATAAGAACATCGTGTGTTGCAACAACCATGGAATGGACGCTTTCTTGAAGTTCAGTACTTCCATAATGGGCACATGGGCATTCATGCATTGCTCAGCATCACTCCCTCAATGAAGTGATCGTACTGACTTAGGTTCACACACTATGTTAATTGCAACATAAGTTACATGATCAGTCTGCAAGGCCGTGTACAAGTTCGGAGTGCTCACCTAACTTTATTACAATTCTTCCAAGCAAAAATAAAACTTTAGAGTTTTGCTTTAAGCATTTCTTTAATTCCGCCAGCGCCGGCCAAGCAAGCAGGTGACTGATCAAACTCTTCAATGTTCATCTCTTGCAAGATCAACGTATTGTCAGTTTCAAAGCACATAGATATGCCTCCTGCTGCTTCTAGCCGGGCACCCCATAACGCGGCCATGATGTCGGCGTGGGAAGGATTTATAAATTCTTCAATTTTACCGCACCTCAAGTTTTTACCTCACCTTTGTGGTTTATGATAATAGCACCCCGCCCTCTAGTGCTTCACTCGGAATAAAAAGCGCAATCAATGTTTGTTTTTCAGAGTAAGACACATAGCATCATTAATCTCTATGTTTACCTTCCTCCCTGATTCTATTCCTCCAATTTCACCATTGCCATAAGAACACAACCACATTGATATTATCATTTTTCAAAGCccctatttctctctctctctctaccatcTCCTCTTccacaactctctctctctctctatatatatatatatatatatatatctcacaCACACACCACTACCACCACCACTCCACAGCCATGAACGTCTTCCCCAACGACCCTGGATGGAGGGAATTTCTCCTTGGATGCtcgttcggtgaccgccccaagttTGCGAAGACCATGGAGGAGTGCTCTCAGTTCAAGAGTGTGGACGAGATGCAAAAAAGGTAGACGTTGTGCTGTTGAAGGCGACAAAGATGGAGTTGAAGAGGCTGATATCTGACCCCGTGAAAGGCGAGAGTTGGTCGATCCAGGTCAGATTGACCAAGTACAAGCTTGTCAGAGCTCCTGATGACCATTCGGTCGTCATGGTAGCGTCGACCACCATCACTCTAGagaatgatgatgaggaggagatggTGAATGCTACGAATGGTGATTCGGTCAAGCCTAGATAAGCTAGCAATGCCAAAGCAGTGGAGATGGTTGCCAGGGCGCCTAAGCCAGGCACCCGTACACTGCCCTTGGAGGTCGATGATTACAAGACTTAAGATTACTGCCACTCCAAGCGCGTCCAAGCTAACCGTGTCTAGGATGTAGTGCTTGTTTGGATGGATTTCAATGGATGTATGCTCATTTTATGCCCTCATCTCTAGTGAAAATCATACTCAATCTCGTTCGAATGGCCCTAACTGGATAAGCTTAAATCGAGTACCAAATTGAACCCGACAGGTAGATTAGATGCCTAGTGTGTGATGCGCAAATCAAATGCTAGTATGGTATAATTCAATTCCATCGGAGACAAATGGCTTACCGCCATTGTCGAACGACCGCCCATGAGGCGATGAAGCCAGTGGTCAACACTGATGCTCACCGTCCAGTTCTTCATTCCGATGCTCCTTGTCCAGATCTTGGTGCTCGCTACTGTCGGTGTgagagtggagagagggaagaGACAGCGGTGAGAGGAGGGCCTGGGTAGTTATGGCGGCGCTCTGGGAAACAACACAATGATTCAAGCGTAGCTCCTAACATTCAGCCTCTAGTGCCCACATGTCTCGGGTTGCATCGGTTGAGCCTGGCTATGAGAAACGGCCGATTCAAGCGTTCCTACTCAGTTAGGCCCAGAGGTGCTTTAAACATCGCGTGGGCCAATATTTAGGTGCAACACAGGCAATCAAACGGACAAAAACTGCATCACACGGCTGGTTAGACCTAATGCAGGCCACCGAATGAGTCCTAAGTTGCTATGTTCTCGTAAATTGGTGCTTATTGATCTGTAGGATGAGCCCCGGCTGAAGGATGGGTTGTGGACCAAGTGAACGGTGAGTTGGTCTCCATTGAACCAGTGAAGGGGATTGAACATGTTTAGTTGCTTCTAGATTACGGATGCGTGTGGGTTGGGAGCAGGGTGATGAGGCCGAGTGTGGCCAAGCTCGAATTTTCCACCATCCCAAAGGTTGTTGATGTTGTCACCTACACGACCTTCTTCACACCGGCAAGAACCTCACTGCCAACTTCAAGGCCTTGTTGTGGATCAAGCTTTGATTGATCTACACTATTACTGATTCTTCATGTACTCATACCAGTTTGCTAATGAACTGTAAAGTGTGTGTGACCTAAAGCTTTCATTCTGCTTGTCGTAACTTTCTT is a window encoding:
- the LOC123041947 gene encoding pathogenesis-related protein PRMS-like, yielding MQQMTMSPSICVAILLLALVSPALASASINDNNGVPVAAPRVPVAFQFLQGHNDARREVGVAPLEWNWTLGQDAKRYAAQLGARCKLEPPKYIPLIYARNSYWGSGKQDGAAATGSWVYQRRWYDHGANACAPGKECGSYKLVVRNTTRELGCACRTCLGSNDTVAVCSYSPGGNYADPPY